Part of the Panicum virgatum strain AP13 chromosome 4N, P.virgatum_v5, whole genome shotgun sequence genome is shown below.
ATTTAAGGACTCAGCACATCTTTGGATGCTTAAGCGGCGAGCTTCATGTGCAACTTGGGTTGTACTTGTACCATCGCTGCCATAGGAAATACCAAATTTCTCCCTTTTAGCAATTATTAAAGTCACCTCTCGCACAAGATCATGCATTACAAATGTTCTAGCTCTTCCACAGGCATTCCTTTCCGTGACCTGAAGAAGAGAGCGTTGAGTGAGCTCCATAAGGTAACACTCGGCAACTTCCTCCATCGTTATTccatctcctctctcctccacgAGACCTTCTGCGATCCATAGCTTGGAAATAAGTTTCCTTTTTATCTTGTAATCTTCAGGATAGAGGCTGCAGTACAAAAAGCAGCTCCTTAGATAGCTTGGGAGATTATTCAAGCTCAAATTCAGGACACTAGAAATCCAATTGAGCTCTGGATTGTTTTCTATGTGCCAGCTAAGTTGATTGTAGAAAAATTTCCACACCTGCTCCTCTAATTGACGGTATGATAGAATACTTCCAATGGTTACAATGGCCAGGAGCAGTCCTTGACACTTGGTGACAATTTTGTTTGCCCACGATATAAGGTTCTCAGGGCATTTGTTATCTTTTGATGCACGAAATGCCTTTTTACAGAATAGCTCCCATGATTCAGCATAATTCAGTGTTTTCAGTTCAATAACATAGCTGTCAGCAGCCAAAGAACACACATCTTTTTGCCGGGTTGTTATTAGCACTCTACTTCCACAGTTGTTTCTGACAAATGCATAGTTCAAAAATAACCAAGCATCCTTATCCCAAACATCATCCAAGACAATAATATACTTTTTGTCCCGTAAATAGCTTTGTATTACCTCTAGTAATTTCATGTGATTCATGGTCATTAAACCACTTGCCATGCTTGATCTCTGGTCTATTAGCTGATTTATGATTTCTCTAAGTAGTTCTTCAGCTTGGTAAGTCTGAGATAGAGTAACCCATGCTTGACAATCAAATGTTCTTCTGATCTTTTTATTCTTGTAGACACTGCTTGTGATTGTAGTTTTGCCTAAACCTCCCATACCAAATATAGCAATTAGAGTTCGGTCTTGTTTCTCCTCAAGAAGCCATTGTGTCAATCTTGTGATCTCGTCGACATTCCCCACTATCTCAGAGTTATCAGTCAGGTAAGCAAAATCCGACATGGAGAACTGATTGTGTTGCTGAAACTTGTTACCCTTGTCGAGTTCACCTACCGAGATGCCATACCGATTCCTCATTTCCGTTAGCCTCTGAATTCGAGATTCTACTTGACTGATCTGGTTAGGGAACTTCTGCCATGCTGCAATGTTCTTAATCTGATGGAACTTTCTCTTGAAGAAGCTGCTTGTATCTGGGTCTTGCGCAGTAAGGTAAGCATACTCATCGATGATGTCTTCCACCTCATGGGCGACATCTCTAACTTGGTCCAACCAGGCATCAAATGCCTTATCACCATCTTTGTGTATACTAACCTGATCAATAAAGGCCTTCAGAATAGAGAGTTCGCCCTCGATTTGTTTCATGCTGTGCTCAAAATCTGTCAAAATCGGTGCTACCTCAGCCACTTCTCTGCCGATCCTCTCTAGGACACCTTCTCCCAGGGAAAGAGCAACTTTTCTGAGAACCACAAACAGGGCATCTGCCATTTTTGTTCCACTTGCTCAGAAAATCATCACTTTGGCAGAATCAGATGCATATATTAACTGAGCAGCATTCACACACAGCTTACACTTTATGATagctggaaaaaaaaagaacggcAAGTTAGTAAAAAACACAATAACGTTGCACAAAATGAAGAAGATGTGAGATAATCGAGAAGAAAAGAGGCAGCTGTCTGATTAGCACGCAGGAGTTTTAAAGCATGAACGAGGCATGGTTATTGAGATCAATTTCATTCCAAGAGAAAGAGGTATGATTCCTCATCCCTATGAATCCGGTATCTCCGAAACTAACTCATGTGCCCTTAGGTTGTTCGACGGATCGATCGTACAGCGGCGTGCAAGAAAAAATGCATCGCCCTCTCTCCTACGGAGATCGAAATAGCAGCAGCGCGAACGGAGAATGCCAGAGAGGAGGAGCAAGGCAGAGTGCCTACCTTTGGGGAGCAGAGGACGGGAGGAGCGAGACAAAGCAGAAGCCGACGAGAAGCAGCAGCGAAGGCGGTCGCCATTGAAGAATTGCGCCATCGAAGGGCAAtgccatgcccccccccccccccccccccaaactcGGCGCCTTGGAGTCAGCAAGGCCAGAGTACCCATATCTCTGATGCAAGCCCGCCTACTAGTATCCACGAGGCGCCGCCCTCAGGTCAAATGGTGTGGAATCAACGCATGGTCGGTTCCTATAAAAAATTGCAAGATCAAATTGAGAATTGGTTTGATCTTTGACAGACCTTGGTCGCCGGCTTCAAGCTAAATGgtcaaaatatatttttctaaactTGCCTGGTCAAgcattttattaaaaaaagtttTACAGGACACGCAGCCGACCTCAAACCAAAGTATCTTAAGATAACTTCCTACCCACCATGATTTCCTACAGCATTTTTCATGATTTCCCCAACAGCAGAGGAGGCAAGGAAGGACTCTGAATCCGAGTCCAGGCCATGTTAATTGGTGAAGTAGAACAATTTACAGTACATCACTGATAACTTGTAACAAGTTGACGTGTTTAGCGATAGTAAGGGGACATAAATTATGCTTCAAAACACTGTCAAGCACGGCCTGCTCATGTCGTATGTTGCCACTTAAATGCTCTACTTGTCCGATGACTCATCTGACGGACATTTTTCACAAATACAGAGGCTTCAAGTTCAACTAGAAAAGACATGCTTCATCCTCCATGGCTCCATGCAGATAGACGGTGAATAAGTGAATTCTTCCTCTGTAAAACTTTATTGACAGTAGCTTATCATGCTTGTGTAAGGTACACAACAGCAATTAGCTCATCCAGTGACACCTAGATGAGCTAATAACTGGCATTGATCCAGAAAATGTACCACATATTATTTGCAGACAACTTCAAGTGCACTGTCAAGAGCCAGATGAGCCACGTTTTGTAGAGGcataattaattgcaccagggcCAAACTTCTTAGCAAGGTATGGCAGAAAAATCAAGTTATTCACTGCAATATCAACAAAGCAGCAATTACTACCATGGCGAATTCTACTGATAAGCTTTGCAAATATTTGCCTTTTAGATGCTACATTTTATCTTATCTTTTTCGAATTGGAATTTTCGGACCtatacatatatttgaatacCTCATGGCAACTAGATTAGCTATTCGGTTAAAAAAACTAGATTAGCTATTTTATCTAGTAACTCGCATACTAAGAATATGGTCATTACCTGCTTGAGAATCAGAAGAGTCAAAATTATGTATGTCAGGTATGTGTTGAACAATGTGATTGTCACTTCCGTGCAATCTATCTATGAACTCATTTGACATATCTGTCAGAAACATCTTGTGAAGTGTTTTAAGATACTTGATGCCCACAGGTACGGCCTTTAGATTTCTTAAACCAGCAAGTTCCAAAAGATGTAGATTCATCATTGTTCCATCCTCTATTTCAATCCAATTCAGATGATCCATGTCAGCTAATTGCAGAGATTTGAGCTTGGGGAACCATCTGGTACAAAAACTCAACTGTTCCCCAGCATATGCTCCGGAGAGACACAAATCAACAAGATTTAACATGTGACAGAAGGATTTAATAGGGTCCTTTTTCAGACCAGACC
Proteins encoded:
- the LOC120668662 gene encoding disease resistance protein RPM1-like encodes the protein MADALFVVLRKVALSLGEGVLERIGREVAEVAPILTDFEHSMKQIEGELSILKAFIDQVSIHKDGDKAFDAWLDQVRDVAHEVEDIIDEYAYLTAQDPDTSSFFKRKFHQIKNIAAWQKFPNQISQVESRIQRLTEMRNRYGISVGELDKGNKFQQHNQFSMSDFAYLTDNSEIVGNVDEITRLTQWLLEEKQDRTLIAIFGMGGLGKTTITSSVYKNKKIRRTFDCQAWVTLSQTYQAEELLREIINQLIDQRSSMASGLMTMNHMKLLEVIQSYLRDKKYIIVLDDVWDKDAWLFLNYAFVRNNCGSRVLITTRQKDVCSLAADSYVIELKTLNYAESWELFCKKAFRASKDNKCPENLISWANKIVTKCQGLLLAIVTIGSILSYRQLEEQVWKFFYNQLSWHIENNPELNWISSVLNLSLNNLPSYLRSCFLYCSLYPEDYKIKRKLISKLWIAEGLVEERGDGITMEEVAECYLMELTQRSLLQVTERNACGRARTFVMHDLVREVTLIIAKREKFGISYGSDGTSTTQVAHEARRLSIQRCAESLNSLASSRLRSFILFDTKIPSSWIYDISSSFRLLRILCLRFASIEQVPCMVAELYNLRYLDFSHTKVKKIPASFSKLVNLQVLDLRFSYVEELPLEISMLTNLRHLHVFVVHDVQQRSLNCFGSTKFLGNICHLKNLQALYTVSANKYLVSQLGNLTLMRGLGIMKVQQSYIDELWNSLTNMPNLSRLLLFASDMDEILNLKMLRPLPNLKLLWLSGKLDGGVIPSLFSKFAKLTQLKMDWSGLKEDPISSLSHMLSLVNLCLTGAYDREQLTFCAGWFPKLRSLQLVDMEHLNLIKIEDGTLMSLHTLELTGLTNLKAVPEGIKYIRTLDQMVLTDMSNEFIERLLGSDHHIVQHIPDIRNFGSSDSQEANNFISLEYLASKYGTGAKYSPAE